The Cervus canadensis isolate Bull #8, Minnesota chromosome 9, ASM1932006v1, whole genome shotgun sequence genome contains a region encoding:
- the PCDH20 gene encoding protocadherin-20, whose translation MRGGRDACASRARAVSWSRATWRPSPDMGSLRCPSSSASHGSLPHLLLFLLFVGPFSCLASHSRATEILYSLNEGLPAGVLIGSLAEDLRLLPSAGGQDLQSQPPQHRVAERSPPLSFSLASQGLSGQYVTLDNRSGELHTSAQEIDREALCLEGGGGTAWGSSISISSSPSADSCLLLLDVLVLPQEYFRFVKVKIAIRDINDNAPRFPISQISVWVPENAPVNTRLAIEHPAADPDMGTNGVQTYRLLDYHRMFTLDVEENESGERTPYLIVMGQLDRETQDQYVSVIIAEDGGSPPLLGSATLTIGITDVNDNCPLFTDSQINVTVYGNATVGTAIAAVQAVDRDLGNNAQITYSYSQKVPQASKDLFHLHENTGVITLFSKIGGSVLQTHKLTILANGPGCIPAVITVLVTIIKVIFRPPEIIPRYIANEIDGIIYLKELEPANTPIAFFTIRDPEGKYKMNCYLDGEGPFRLLPYKPYSNEYLLETTKPMDYELQQFYEIAIVAWNSEGFQVKKMIKVQLLDDNDNAPVFLQPLVELTIEENNAPNAFLAKLDATDADSGERGQVSYFLGSDAPSYFSLDSVTGILTVSTQLDREEKEKYRYTVRAVDSGKPPQESVATVVITVLDKNDNSPRFINKDFSFFVPENFPGYGEIGVISVTDADTGQNGWVALSVVNQSDIFVIDTGKGMLRAKVSLDREQQSSYTLWVEAVDGGVPPLSSTAKITILLLDINDNPPLVLFPQSNMSYLLVLPSTLPGSLVTEVYAVDKDTGMNAVIAYSIIGRRGPRPESFRIDPKTGNITLEEALLQTDYGLHRLLVRVSDHGYPEPLHSTVMVNLFVNDTVSNESYIENLLRKEPEISIEEKEPQISIEPTHRKAESVSCMPTLVALSVISLSSITFLTGMGIYICLRREKKHHREDDNLEVQTPLKGRIDLHMRERKPMAISNI comes from the exons ATGCGCGGCGGCAGGGATGCGTGCGCCTCGCGGGCCCGGGCAGTGAGCTGGAGTCGGGCGACCTGGCGCCCGAGCCCGGATATGGGGAGTCTCCGTTGTCCTAGCAGCAGCGCCAGCCACGGAAGCCTGCCG catctgcttctgtttctccTCTTCGTGGGACCTTTCAGCTGCCTAGCGAGTCACAGCCGGGCCACGGAGATTCTGTACAGCCTGAACGAGGGGCTGCCGGCGGGGGTGCTCATCGGCAGCCTGGCAGAGGACCTGCGGCTGCTGCCCAGCGCCGGGGGGCAGGACCTGCAGTCTCAGCCCCCGCAGCACCGCGTCGCCGAGCGGagccctcctctctccttcagcCTGGCCTCCCAGGGGCTGAGCGGACAGTACGTGACCCTAGACAACCGCTCCGGAGAGCTGCACACTTCTGCCCAGGAGATCGACCGGGAAGCCTTGTGTCTTGAAGGAGGCGGAGGGACTGCCTGGGGGAGCAGCATTTCCATCTCCTCTTCGCCTTCTGCTGACTCTTGTCTTTTGCTTCTGGATGTCCTAGTCCTGCCTCAGGAATACTTTAGGTTTGTGAAGGTAAAAATCGCTATCCGGGACATCAATGACAATGCCCCGCGGTTCCCTATTTCTCAAATATCAGTTTGGGTCCCAGAAAATGCACCTGTAAACACCCGGCTGGCCATAGAGCATCCTGCCGCGGACCCAGATATGGGCACTAACGGTGTTCAGACCTACCGCTTGCTGGACTACCATCGCATGTTCACCCTGGACGTGGAGGAGAATGAGAGCGGGGAGCGCACCCCCTACCTAATCGTCATGGGACAGCTGGACAGAGAGACCCAGGACCAGTATGTGAGCGTCATCATAGCTGAGGATGGTGGGTCTCCACCACTGCTAGGCAGTGCCACCCTCACCATTGGCATAACTGACGTTAATGACAACTGCCCACTCTTCACAGACTCACAAATCAACGTCACTGTGTATGGGAATGCTACTGTGGGCACAGCGATCGCAGCTGTTCAGGCTGTGGACAGAGACTTGGGAAACAATGCTCAGATCACCTACTCTTACAGTCAGAAAGTTCCGCAAGCATCCAAGGATttattccatttgcatgaaaACACCGGGGTCATTACACTTTTCAGTAAGATTGGAGGAAGTGTTCTGCAAACACACAAGCTCACCATCCTTGCTAATGGGCCAGGCTGCATCCCTGCTGTGATCACTGTCCTGGTGACTATTATCAAAGTCATTTTCAGGCCACCTGAAATCATCCCTCGTTATATAGCAAATGAGATAGATGGTATTATTTATCTGAAAGAATTGGAACCTGCTAACACTCCAATTGCATTCTTTACCATAAGAGATCCAGAAGGTAAATACAAGATGAACTGCTATCTGGATGGTGAAGGACCATTTAGGTTATTGCCCTACAAACCATACAGTAACGAGTATCTTCTAGAAACGACAAAACCTATGGATTACGAGCTACAGCAATTCTATGAAATAGCCATAGTAGCTTGGAACTCTGAGGGATTTCAAGTcaaaaaaatgattaaagtgcAACTTTTAGATGACAATGATAATGCTCCTGTTTTCCTTCAACCCTTGGTAGAACTAACCATTGAAGAAAATAATGCACCCAATGCCTTTTTGGCTAAGCTAGATGCTACAGATGCTGACAGTGGAGAGAGGGGCCAAGTTTCATATTTTCTGGGATCTGATGCTCCATCATATTTTTCCTTGGACAGTGTCACAGGAATTCTGACAGTTTCTACTCAGTTGGAtcgagaggagaaagaaaagtatagATACACGGTCAGAGCTGTTGACTCTGGGAAGCCACCCCAAGAATCAGTAGCCACTGTGGTTATCACAGTGTTGGATAAAAATGACAACAGCCCTAGGTTCATCAACAAGGACTTCAGCTTCTTTGTGCCAGAAAATTTTCCAGGATACGGTGAAATTGGAGTAATTAGTGTCACAGACGCTGATACTGGGCAAAACGGATGGGTCGCTCTCTCCGTGGTGAACCAGAGTGATATTTTTGTCATAGACACTGGAAAGGGCATGCTAAGAGCCAAAGTCTCTTTGGACAGAGAGCAGCAAAGCTCCTATACTTTGTGGGTTGAAGCCGTCGATGGGGGTGTGCCTCCCCTCTCCTCTACTGCAAAAATCACAATTCTCCTTCTAGACATTAACGACAACCCACCTCTCGTTTTATTTCCTCAGTCTAACATGTCTTACTTATTGGTGTTGCCTTCTACTCTCCCTGGCTCACTAGTTACAGAGGTCTACGCAGTTGACAAAGATACAGGCATGAATGCGGTCATAGCCTACAGCATCATAGGGAGAAGAGGGCCTAGGCCTGAATCCTTTAGAATTGACCCTAAAACTGGCAACATTACTTTGGAGGAGGCATTGCTGCAGACAGATTATGGACTCCATCGTTTACTGGTGAGAGTGAGTGATCATGGTTATCCAGAACCTCTCCATTCCACAGTCATGGTGAATCTATTTGTCAATGACACTGTCAGTAATGAGAGCTACATTGAGAATCTTTTAAGAAAGGAACCAGAAATTAGCATAGAGGAGAAAGAACCGCAGATTTCAATAGAACCAACTCATAGAAAAGCTGAATCTGTGTCTTGTATGCCCACCTTAGTAGCTCTATCTGTAATAAGCTTGAGTTCTATCACGTTCTTAACAGGGATGGGCATATATATCTGtttaaggagagagaagaaacacCATAGGGAGGATGACAATTTGGAAGTACAGACTCCATTAAAAGGAAGAATTGACTTGCATATGAGAGAGAGGAAACCAATGGCTATTtctaatatttga